A DNA window from Streptomyces bacillaris contains the following coding sequences:
- a CDS encoding ABC transporter ATP-binding protein has product MKTDTQRPRPGAAILRTALRRNIGAMIAGTVLMGLYQAAETAFPIALGMIVEHTMQDRSLGSLGVSIGSLAVIITTVSLSWRFGMRVLQKANTTEAHRWRVQVAACGLQPVARDVDGLKSGEILTIATEDADQTADIIEVVPLLISSLVAVVVAAVALSLADIRLGLLVIVGTVGILSILAVMSGRIGSSTQEQQAKVARAGAKVADLIIGLRPLHGFGGNHAAFGSYRKVSTDAKRQAITVAKVNGAYAGTALALNAVLAAAVSLTAGWLAFGGQISIGELVMAVGLAQFIMEPLKMFSEMPKYVMIARASAERMALVLSAPPVAAPGPERPEPGGDLEVDGVRHGTLQGVKFRVGAGEFVAIAPYQPRAAADLAAVLAVNVPPPAYEGVVRLGGRELAELSVEAVREHLLVNPYDAEIFGGTLRTNIDPSGSSRTLPEAVEASMLTDVVALHRDGLDYAVRDRGANLSGGQRQRLSLARALAADTDILVLHNPTTAVDAVTEQLIARNIAKLRRGRTTLVITSSPALLDAADRVLVLDEGIITAEDTHRNLLAEDEAYCLAVAR; this is encoded by the coding sequence ATGAAGACTGACACGCAGCGGCCCCGCCCCGGCGCCGCCATCCTGCGGACCGCCCTGCGCCGGAACATCGGCGCCATGATCGCGGGCACCGTCCTGATGGGCCTCTACCAGGCGGCCGAGACCGCGTTCCCCATCGCGCTCGGCATGATCGTCGAGCACACGATGCAGGACCGCAGCCTCGGCTCGCTCGGGGTGTCGATCGGCTCCCTCGCCGTGATCATCACGACGGTCTCCCTGTCGTGGCGGTTCGGCATGCGGGTGCTCCAGAAGGCCAACACGACCGAGGCGCACCGCTGGCGGGTCCAGGTCGCGGCCTGCGGGCTCCAGCCGGTGGCCCGGGACGTGGACGGCCTCAAGTCCGGCGAGATCCTCACCATCGCCACCGAGGACGCCGACCAGACCGCCGACATCATCGAGGTGGTGCCGCTGCTGATCAGCTCCCTGGTCGCGGTGGTCGTGGCGGCGGTCGCGCTGAGCCTGGCCGACATCAGGCTCGGCCTGCTGGTGATCGTGGGGACGGTCGGCATCCTGTCGATCCTCGCGGTGATGTCCGGGCGGATCGGCTCCAGCACCCAGGAACAGCAGGCCAAGGTGGCGCGGGCCGGGGCCAAGGTCGCCGACCTCATCATCGGGCTGCGCCCGCTCCACGGCTTCGGCGGCAACCACGCCGCGTTCGGCTCCTACCGCAAGGTCAGCACCGACGCCAAGCGGCAGGCGATCACCGTCGCCAAGGTGAACGGCGCCTACGCGGGCACCGCCCTGGCCCTCAACGCGGTCCTCGCCGCGGCGGTCTCGCTGACGGCGGGCTGGCTGGCCTTCGGCGGCCAGATCTCCATCGGTGAACTGGTCATGGCCGTGGGCCTCGCGCAGTTCATCATGGAGCCGCTGAAGATGTTCTCGGAGATGCCCAAGTACGTGATGATCGCCCGCGCCTCCGCCGAGCGCATGGCCCTGGTGCTCTCCGCCCCGCCGGTCGCGGCACCCGGGCCCGAACGCCCCGAGCCGGGCGGGGACCTGGAGGTCGACGGCGTACGCCACGGGACCCTGCAAGGGGTGAAGTTCCGCGTCGGGGCGGGGGAGTTCGTGGCGATCGCGCCCTACCAGCCGCGTGCGGCCGCAGACTTGGCCGCCGTGCTCGCCGTGAACGTGCCGCCACCCGCGTACGAGGGAGTGGTCCGGCTCGGCGGCCGGGAGCTGGCGGAGCTGTCGGTGGAGGCGGTCCGGGAACACCTGCTGGTGAACCCGTACGACGCGGAGATCTTCGGCGGCACCCTGCGGACCAACATCGACCCGTCGGGCAGCAGCCGTACGCTCCCCGAGGCCGTCGAGGCGTCCATGCTCACCGATGTCGTCGCCCTCCACCGCGACGGGCTCGACTACGCGGTCCGCGACCGGGGGGCCAACCTCTCCGGCGGGCAGCGCCAGCGGCTCTCCCTGGCCCGCGCGCTGGCCGCCGACACCGACATCCTGGTCCTGCACAACCCGACCACGGCCGTGGACGCGGTCACCGAACAGCTCATCGCCCGCAACATCGCCAAGCTGCGCCGGGGCCGCACCACGCTCGTGATCACCAGCAGCCCGGCGCTCCTGGACGCGGCCGACCGGGTGCTGGTCCTGGACGAGGGGATCATCACCGCAGAGGACACCCACCGCAACCTGCTCGCGGAGGACGAGGCGTACTGCCTGGCGGTGGCGCGGTAG
- a CDS encoding alpha/beta hydrolase-fold protein, with the protein MFMRLAADATSPFTPFGLPGEPGTDAFWAAARPPLSVPADDGWTTLFLWRGSPADLDFESWSGPVPLLRWKDTDCWYAEVALPARLRVTYRFLVDGEPRADPLNPAGAGGDRSIAATPDAPPQPHWPALGPDAVLPLPETRLRWSSERLGGRRTVRVQPVGGGGPVVLLLDGDDWLYLHPAMTAFASAVAAGELEPVTLVFLPAKDRSAEFGCRPGLWEAVRDELLPLVAGSGVPADVGRLVVAGQSLGGLSALYAAVTFPELVSRVACQSGSFWWAPGADEVADPLGGPVGGTIAGLLREGPDLSGLRCAFDVGEHETRMLPHCELAESLTERAGATVRISRSASDHDRAGWRHALLRDVAWALG; encoded by the coding sequence ATGTTCATGCGCCTCGCGGCGGACGCGACCAGCCCTTTTACTCCTTTCGGGCTCCCCGGTGAGCCCGGCACCGACGCGTTCTGGGCGGCGGCCCGGCCCCCGCTCTCCGTTCCCGCCGACGACGGCTGGACGACCCTGTTCCTGTGGCGGGGCTCCCCGGCCGACCTGGACTTCGAGAGCTGGTCGGGGCCGGTCCCGCTGCTCCGGTGGAAGGACACGGACTGCTGGTACGCGGAGGTGGCCCTGCCCGCGCGGCTGCGGGTGACCTACCGCTTCCTGGTGGACGGCGAGCCCCGCGCCGACCCCCTCAACCCGGCCGGGGCGGGCGGTGACCGGTCCATCGCCGCGACCCCGGACGCCCCGCCCCAGCCGCACTGGCCCGCCCTCGGCCCGGACGCCGTGCTGCCGCTGCCGGAGACCCGGCTGCGCTGGAGCAGCGAGCGGCTCGGCGGGCGGCGGACCGTGCGCGTCCAGCCGGTGGGCGGTGGCGGCCCGGTGGTCCTGTTGCTGGACGGGGACGACTGGCTGTACCTCCATCCGGCGATGACCGCCTTCGCATCCGCCGTGGCCGCAGGGGAGTTGGAGCCCGTCACCCTCGTGTTCCTGCCGGCGAAGGACCGGTCGGCCGAGTTCGGGTGCCGCCCCGGGCTGTGGGAGGCGGTCCGGGACGAGCTGCTGCCGCTGGTGGCCGGGTCCGGCGTACCGGCCGATGTGGGCCGGCTGGTGGTCGCCGGGCAGAGTCTGGGCGGGCTGAGCGCGCTCTACGCGGCGGTGACGTTCCCGGAGCTGGTCTCCCGTGTCGCCTGTCAGTCGGGGTCGTTCTGGTGGGCGCCCGGCGCGGACGAGGTGGCGGACCCGCTGGGCGGGCCGGTCGGCGGGACGATCGCCGGACTCCTGCGCGAGGGGCCCGACTTGTCCGGGCTGCGCTGCGCGTTCGACGTGGGCGAGCACGAGACGCGGATGCTGCCCCACTGCGAGCTGGCCGAGTCGCTCACCGAGCGGGCCGGGGCAACCGTACGGATCTCCCGGTCCGCCTCGGACCACGACCGCGCGGGCTGGCGGCACGCACTGCTCCGGGATGTGGCCTGGGCGCTGGGCTGA
- a CDS encoding helix-turn-helix domain-containing protein — MSPAPQSPRGDIGRRVAARRHQLSLSRQDVALRAGAAPGYIQYVEEQSATPGIGFLLRLADALETTVQELTGGTVDLPGGLGRAAREARMVELDEAECRELLGDHGVGRVALTGGDGPVVLPINYQVLNGEVMFTTGDRSPLAGAAGTEIAFETDHLDDAFSKGWSVLLVGTVRAVEDESEALRLREAAYSGPWAGEGREHVMILTPRRTTGRRIIVADAPEDTP, encoded by the coding sequence ATGTCCCCAGCACCGCAGTCGCCGCGAGGCGACATCGGCCGACGCGTCGCGGCGCGCCGCCACCAACTCAGTCTGTCCCGGCAGGACGTGGCCCTGCGGGCGGGTGCCGCGCCCGGCTACATCCAGTACGTGGAGGAGCAGTCCGCCACCCCCGGCATCGGCTTCCTCCTCCGGCTGGCGGACGCGCTGGAGACCACGGTCCAGGAGCTGACCGGCGGGACCGTGGACCTGCCGGGCGGGCTCGGCCGGGCGGCCCGTGAGGCCCGGATGGTCGAACTGGACGAGGCGGAGTGCCGGGAGCTGCTCGGTGACCACGGGGTGGGGCGGGTGGCGCTGACCGGGGGCGACGGGCCGGTGGTCCTGCCGATCAACTACCAGGTGCTGAACGGCGAGGTCATGTTCACCACCGGGGACCGCTCCCCGCTCGCCGGAGCGGCCGGTACGGAGATCGCCTTCGAGACCGACCACCTCGACGACGCCTTCAGCAAGGGCTGGAGCGTGCTGCTCGTGGGGACCGTCCGGGCCGTGGAGGACGAGAGCGAGGCGCTCCGGCTCAGGGAGGCGGCGTACTCGGGACCCTGGGCGGGGGAGGGGCGCGAACACGTCATGATCCTCACGCCCCGGCGCACCACCGGGCGCAGGATCATCGTGGCCGACGCCCCGGAGGACACCCCCTGA
- a CDS encoding universal stress protein, protein MTAHVTVGMDESPESLAAARWAAEEASLLDVPLHLMHVEEWPITAEVPVLSADALVERYETLLRNTVDRVRRERPGLEVTTEMARGRAPAELTAAANESEVTVLGSRGLGGVVGFLIGSVSLAVVGRARRPVVLVRSPEDTRAATSVPGADGPPSGIVLGLDIDQPCDPVLAFAFGQAARRHEELRIVHSWSPSPAYGYAAILNPGVGSGLGRRAAEGLADMVRPWRQKFPAVRVTERAVVGPAAAELVDASRSAGLLIVGRRSRRSPVGPHLGHVAHAAIHHSPAPVAVVPFE, encoded by the coding sequence ATGACAGCGCACGTCACCGTCGGAATGGACGAGTCCCCCGAGAGCCTCGCGGCGGCGCGCTGGGCCGCGGAGGAGGCCTCCCTGCTCGACGTTCCGCTGCACCTGATGCATGTGGAGGAGTGGCCGATCACCGCGGAGGTGCCGGTGCTCTCCGCCGATGCCCTGGTCGAGCGGTACGAGACCCTGCTGCGGAACACGGTGGACCGGGTCCGGCGCGAGCGCCCCGGGCTCGAAGTGACCACCGAGATGGCCCGGGGGCGCGCCCCGGCCGAGCTGACCGCCGCCGCCAACGAGTCCGAGGTGACCGTGCTGGGTTCGCGGGGGCTCGGCGGTGTCGTCGGCTTCCTGATCGGTTCGGTGTCGCTCGCGGTCGTCGGCCGGGCGCGGCGGCCGGTGGTGCTGGTGCGCTCCCCGGAGGACACCCGGGCGGCCACGTCCGTGCCGGGCGCCGACGGCCCGCCCTCGGGGATCGTGCTGGGGCTGGACATCGACCAGCCGTGCGACCCGGTGCTGGCCTTCGCCTTCGGTCAGGCCGCCCGCAGGCACGAGGAGCTGCGGATCGTCCACAGCTGGTCCCCGTCGCCCGCCTACGGGTACGCGGCGATCCTGAACCCGGGCGTCGGCAGCGGGCTGGGCCGGCGGGCCGCGGAGGGGCTGGCCGACATGGTGCGGCCCTGGCGGCAGAAGTTCCCGGCCGTCCGGGTGACGGAGCGGGCGGTGGTGGGACCGGCGGCGGCCGAACTGGTGGACGCGTCCCGGAGTGCGGGGCTGCTGATCGTGGGGCGGCGCAGCCGGCGCTCCCCGGTGGGGCCGCACCTCGGCCATGTCGCGCACGCAGCGATCCACCACAGCCCGGCGCCGGTCGCGGTCGTGCCGTTCGAGTGA